DNA from Chitinophaga pendula:
TTATCAAATGACTCGATGAATAACTATTCCCGTTGGTATGTGTGTGCTTACGTTTATACAGCAGATCCATCTGCAGTATCTGTAACTTATCAGATTGAAGGAACCCCACCGGCGCAATAAACTCAAAACCTAACTCCTTCACAAAATGATGCATCTCATCAAATAAAGGCTCCCCCTCATACATATGCACGAACGATGTCTCAAACAATAAGTAATCGATCTGCCGTAACCGGTTCGCAGCACCCTTCAATACCTCCTTCTCATAACCCTGCACATCCAGCTTCAACAACACCGGAGATACTAATGGTAACGCCCCGTTCAGATCATCCAACCGCTTTACAGGTACCTGTATACGATGCGTACTCGCCGTCTGCGGTACCAGGTGCTGCTGCAACTCAGATACCGGTAATGCCGAACTCGCATGGGAATAAGTATTACTGAAGAACTCCAGCTCCCCACTCATACTACCCAATGCAAAATTGTAGGCATGCACCTGCGACACACCCCGCGTATGCTGCTGCAACAAAGCAAAAGTGTCAGGCACCGGCTCAAATGAATACACCTGCGCCTGCGGATAAAAATGTAACGCCGCTAACGTAAACTGACCCTTGTTGGCGCCCACATCCACCACCGTGTTCAACGTCGGGATATAATGCCGGCAATTGTGTAATACCTGTGTAGACGCTACAGAAGCGCCTTTCTTTAATACAGACGAAAAACCGCGGCCCGAACGGATCATCACCTTAAGGGCATCCGCCAGCCTGAAAAAAAAGTTCATGTCGAGAATTTATGGTTCCAGCAATGCTGATAAAATGAGATCGTTGATTGTATACATTTCTCCCAAGAGAATAAAGTAGCCTGCCCTAAGCCCGCCGCTACCACCGCCTGCCGGTAAGCAGCCTGCTCCAGCAACCCGATCTTATCCAGGATGGCCATAGCCGTCATCTCCTCCACCAGCAATCCCGCCGCCCCGGCCACCTCCGGCATCGCCGTAGTACGCCCGCAGATCACCGGACACCCCGCCTTCATCGCCTCCCCGGGAGGAAACCCGAAACCCTCATAAGCAGAAGGATATAATAAACAGAATGCCTGATTATACAACCGGTTCAGATCCGCATTACTCAAAGAAGGAAACAAATGATAACGCCCGTTAGTACGCTCCTGCAACTCCTGGTGCTCCCTGCGCGTCCATAACTCACCACCCACCACTACCAACTCATAATCCTCCGGCAACTGCTCCATCACCTCCAACGCAAGCCCAAAATTTTTATAATGCCGCCTGGCACCCACATACAAAATATATCGCTTGTGTCCTGCCGTAGGTAACAATGTCTCCCGCTGATAGCCACCCACGATCGGATGATAGTCAGCCGTGATACCGTGATGGATCACCCGTATCTTCGCCGGGTCCGTCTGCGGGTAAAAATGTAACAACTCCCGGCGAGTACTCTCCGAAATACAAATAATACCGTCCGCTCGTTTGATACCATATGCCTTCTGCGTCGTATTAGCCAGGCTACGCGGAAAACGACTGGCCAGCCGCCGCTCATGCGCAAAGTCATGCACCGTCAATATATTCACCACATCCCGCTGCGGTGATACCCGCATATACCCGCCATGAAAGACAGCCGCCGAAGGCAACGTATATCGCAATGGCAAATAACGCAGGTACTGCGGCGGTATCCAACTCTCCCTGATACAGTCATAACCACTGTAATCCAACCGCGTCTCAAATACATTACCGGGCCGCAACCGCGCATTCAACAGGCTGATAGCATGACCCGCTCCGCCCATACCCTTCAGCAACTCATACCAATAAGCAGAAACACCTCCAGCCCGCTGGATCGTAAATACTATGTTGTCCAAAAAGATATGCATACCTCAACTGGTTTAGATCCACATATGTAACATCACCGGATTACCAGACAAATAATCTATCCCCTTGATCTTATAATTGTACTCCGGCACCACACCCCTGATCATATCGATCAACCGCCGATAGTCCTGCCCCTTATGATAAGTAGTCACCGCTATCTTTGGCCTGCTCATCCGTATCGTCTCCAGCGCACCTCGTATCATCGGCTCCTCATATCCCTCTATATCCGCCTTGAGATAATCGATCTTTATACCCTTGTCGGCAAACAAACTATCCAACGTCACCACCTCAATAGCAATACTATCTTCATCCGCCGTCGCCCGTACCGTAGCATCCAACGCCGTATGCGCAGCAGGCCGCTGTATATAGGCCTGATGACACGAATCTCCCGCCGCCACAGGTAGTATAGTCACCCGCTCACTTTGCCCGAACTGACGGTGCAACGCATCTATAAACATCGGCAACGGCTCCAGCGCAAAAATCCTCCCCGCCGTATACTGATGCCGGAACGTGAAAAAACCTTCCGCACTACCACAATCCACCACCACATCATCCGCCGATACCGCCGTCTGAGGTATCTCATAATAATGCCAATGCTGAGGCCTCGACTCACTAAGGATCATAGCCAGACTATAATATGGAGCCCCCGCCGGATAAATGAACTCATCCCGGTATCCCCTTATCTCATAATATCTGTACCTATCGTCCTCCCGGACAATAGTCGCCTGCTGCTTCGCCACCGCATGCATATTCGGAGAGAATAAATGAAATAAGAGCTCCCGCAAAGATGTACGACGCCTGACACTACGACTTATCGCATAATAGTAAAGCATGGAAAATCGTTTCCTGCATCCGAACAACAACGCGTTAACTTTTTGCTGTATCATATTTCCTCATTTAACCCCGGTGACGACAACGGCTGTACACCACCAATAACCGCCGTAATGATTAGAAAAAGATCTATCTGGCTGAAAAAAAAGCAAACCCACACTAACGCGAAATACTTCCCGTGAAACGAACTAAGCCCCGCCCGTGTACGCGTCAGCACAAAAAAGAATACCAATAAAGCAAGCCCCCCAAACTCTACCAGGATGAAAAACCATCGCATGTTCAGATTATTACCGCCCACACCCGCCAACCGCAACTCATAATTGAGCTGCCCGAAGAAATAATGAGCAGGAATGAACGTACTGTTCCCCGGACCATAACCCGAAAACAATAAATAGGGCTCGTCCTTCATAAAATCCACCACCGGCAACTCCAAATCCCGTTGCAACGGCATCCCTAAAATGATATTATTCTTCCCCCATATCTCCGTATCATACCGGTATACCGAACGCTTTAACACCAGCTGATACATCATATTGTGCTGATTCGCTGCATATTGCTTGAAGAAATATTCCTTCGACGCCGCCACCCCGACAAATATCAGGATGATAATACCCATAGTACTCACGATCTTCAACCGTACAGGCCGTATCCGCGGTATGACCAGGAAGACAATACCAACAGCCAGCAGGTTAATCCAGAAAGTCTGCGATACCGTCAACACTCCCATGACAAAAGCAACCGCCGCCAGCTTATAGTTCCTGTCCCGCAAAAACAATGGGATACATAACGAAAGAAAAGCACTGTATATCTTGGGCTCAGAAAAAAGCGCCTGTATACGTATGTTGAAAATATCCCTGGACTGATACTGCAGATAACGATGCTGCATACCCAATATCTCCCCCAACTCCACACTCCCGAATACGAACTGACTAATGATCTGCGCCGTAGCGATTATAAAAGACCAACGCGCAATCCGCTTCACCGTAGTACAGAAATCCTCAAACGAATACGCATATATCTCCTCCGCTATCTTTGCCCCGATAGCAAACAAAGGCAGATAGGTCTTCACATAGAAATAGACCGGCCGCAAATAGAAATTGTAAAACTTACCCTGCGGATAATAAAAAGGATCTTTGTAAAGCTGCACGATCAGAAATACCATCAGGCTCGATAACGCCGGAACAATCAGCAACAACAGGTAAGGACGTTTGATATATAACCTGTCGGTGAACAACCGGTGCACCTGGTCCGCAAAAAATCCCATCCCCACAAAAAAAGTAGAAGTGAAAGTAGGACCCACCATAACCATACTATAAGCCTCCGTGGCAAAAGCATACAGGATAGTATCCATCGCCGACAACCGCCCCCGGTAATACATTACCAGCAATACAATGGCGATCACCACGGGCATCAGCTCCCGGAAGGCCTCCACAAAAGGATTATTGCTCAGCAATAAGTTATACGTACTGTCCATAATCTGTCATTGTTCAGGCATGCTGCCCCGCCTTTAATGTCTGCATATCCTTCATTACACGCGATCTCATAAACAACGGAACTAACTGATGTAACCCATAACGGCCACCGCCTATCAGTAAACGGTACCACCATTTGTTGATCTTCTGAGTAGTCAGTAAATGATACCCGCGTAAGGAATACACATGCAACCCATACTTGTCTGCGATATAACGCAATGTCTTCCTCGTATAAAAAGCAATATGCTGCCCATGATCCAACCCATAGTACCACCATTGATCCGGAGCAGGGGCAGGATCAGGTATAAGATGGGTGGAAAAGAAAATGTGTTTGGAAATAGCCAAGATCTTCTCTATCTCCGCAATAGGATGCTCAAAATGCTCAAAGCTCTCAAAAGTCGTTACCAACTCGATCTCATCACCAGCACGATACTCAAAACCCCTGGCCAGTAAATTGTCAGTATAAGGGTCATGACTATAAAAATCAAAACCATAATTACGCATCAACCGCGTAAATAACCCATATCCACCTGCATAATCCAGGTACTTCTTACGGGTACCATACACAAAGAATAATAATACCGCCGCCGAACGTGATGCCAGTATATTCCGCTGTACCAAACCGGTATCGCTCAGATTGATAGAGCGCTGATAAGCCTCTTCCAACCAGTAAGGTCGCTCCGTTTGTACAAACCCGCAACAAGCACACGAATAGTAACGGACCGTATACTTACCCAGGATAGTACCCGAGAAAATATACGATGGCTCACTACCACATATTTTACAAACTTCTCCCATTATCAGGCTTTTTATGAAATCCGCCGGTACAACTGATAAAGAAAATCATGCTGACGGATGATCTCTTTTATCTTTACCGACCACTTGCTATCGTTGAATAAAGTATTGGCCGTAAAATGATCCGCTACCACATCTATCGCAAATACCTCCGGATGCGTGAGCAATGGCAACGACCCGTATCTGATCTTTCTGAACCAGCCAGGCACCCGCCTCGTATGCGTCGCCCCCGTACCATATCCGACATTACGTATCAGACTTACATTAGGCGTGATCGCCCAACCCCCCGAAAACCACACCGACATAAACCATTGTATGTCCCACGTATCTATACGCTGATGATAAATAGCCCGCAACGCACCGCGTAAAGAAGGATTAAGATCTGTCAACGGCGCCTCCCGGTAAATATCCAGCGTATAATCATAGTTTTTCCACGCCCGTCGCCACGTCGCCCAACCCCATACATGACTATACCGCGAAAAATAATAAGACCCCGCACCGCGTACCTTCCCCTGCTGAAAATTACTTCCTCCTATATGCATCACCTGCTCATGATCCCGGTAATAAGCCAACAGGTAAGCACAGTAATGAAAAAAGGTCGGATCCGGTATACAATCGTCCTCCAGTATAATCCCCTCATCTACCTGCTCAAAAAACCACCCGATCGCACCACTCACCGCCCTGCCACATCCCAGGTTCTCCTCGCGAAACAAGGTACGGACCTCACAGGGCCAGTCGATCCCCTCCAGCAATGCTTCCCGCGTCTGTTTACACAAGGCCGCCTCCCCAGCACGCGATACCCGCGGACCATCCGCCGCAATAAACAGCTGCCTCGGCTGCTGTATCCTAATCTGCTCCAATACCTGTAATGCAGGCTCCGGACGGTTAAATACCAATAATAAAATAGGTGTCTGTAACATTATTTGATCGCCTCCAGCGCTACCGCATTTTGAAATCTTGTTTCATCCTCCACCCGGCTAAACATCATATCCGTACTGTCATTGAATGAACAGGGCCGCACATGGCTGAAACCCACCTCCTGCAATAATGCCGTAAGAGACAACCGGTCCCACATATACAAATGATCCCGGTTACCGATCGTCGTCTGCAAAATACCCCGCCACCCGCGCAATCGGGTACGCTTACCCAGCATCGTTGCCTCCAGGAACTTGGTATTCGCCGCAATATCATTATTAGCTATCGCCACCATATAATCACGGGCCGCACTTTCCAAATCCGGTACCACACACCGGAATCGGCCACCGGGTTTAAGGATACGATACGTATTACGCACCGCAATCACACAGTCATCGTAAGACAAATGCTCCAACACATGCGAACAATAAACCCCGTCACAACTATTATCCCCGATACCAGGCAGCTGCTTCAATATATCACCCAGCAACACCTCCCGCGGAAATGCCACATGCATCCTGCGACGTAACATCGATCCTATAAGCGGCCATTGCTGTACCCGTAGCGTAGGAGAGGAGTCAAAGTTTTTCCACCCCTCCGGCGCAGAAAATGGCCCGCACCCATATTGTACATATAACTTATTCATGAACATGCTCACTTTTCATATTCCGGAAAAAATACGTGTAATAGGTCTTCGCAAAAACAGCATACCCATGCTCCTGCATAAACCGGCACAACGCACTGTTATACATATCCGTCAGCTCAAATGGCTGCGACTCCACCAACACATACGATGGCCGGTACTTCTCCCAGTTATTGGATTGTAATACCTCCATATCCAACCCCTCCGCATCAATAGAAAGAAAATCGATCTCACCACCACTGGTAAGATACCGGTCCAGTATATCCGCCAGCGGCCAGGTCTCTATCTGCTGCTGCCGGATCACCTTATACTGAGGCGCCGCCGTATACTCCTCCACCTTCTCCGGAGAAAAAGTATTCAGCGCCGGCTCATTGAAAATGAAATACGTCAACTGCTGCCGCGTAGCCGATACCCCCATCTCCAGATTGATATCCTGCGGACGGTAACGGTTGAACAATGCCTGACTCCCCGGCATAGGATCTATATTGATCCCCCGCCAGTTCCGCTTATACATCAGGTAAGTGTTCGACACCCTGAAGGGATGATGCGCACCCACATCCACATACACCCCGTGCGTCTTCGTACCAAAGATCCGCTGCAATATCAGATCCTCCCCCTCCGAACTATAAGCAGGCACCCGATACCTGAGCTGGGGAAATAACGCCGCCCCAAGGCGGCCAACGATTTTTCTCATCTGATTCATTCAGCCAATGTTTTTTTACCGGATAGGGATAAATAACGCCCGGCAAATACCCGCAGAGAAGCCGCCAATAGCTTGCAATCAGCCGCTAACTGCTGCGGCGCCAGCAATTGCCAGGATAACAACCGCGCCCGCGCACCGCTGTCCATCACGATCAACGTCGTACATACCGCTACATACGATACCAACGTACCGATCGCCGCGCCTACGCCCGCCATCACCGGTATCAACCAGATATTGATCGCCACATTGACCAGCAAACCAGTAAATGTCGCATACAGGTTCAGCTTATACGCTCCCTCCGCTACCTGGCACTGCATAATAGCCGTAGCCAGAAATACCGGTATATTAGCCCATATATGTATAGACAATATCAACGCCGATTGAGGATATTGAATGCCATATAATAATTGTATCAACGGCCGGGCAATCAACGTCACCAACAAGGCCACCCCAAAACTACACCACCACGAAAGCCGCATCCACCGACGCACCGACTGCTCATATCGCTGCACATCCCGTTCCCGCTGCGCGATCAAACCCGGCAACATCGCCGTCGCGATCACCACCGGTATCGCATACCATATCTCAGATATCCTCGCCGCCGCCGCATATTCCCCCAACACCACCGGCGTCCCCAATGTATCCAGTAACAACTGATCCGACTTCATATACAACAGGATCAACAGACTGGCAAATAACAATGGCCAGCTTTGCCCTAACAAATAACGCGCCTCCGCCAATCGGAACGCCTTCCACAAAGGCAGCCCGTAACGCCGCCAATACACCGCATATATAATAGCATACATCATCACCAACTCGGCAAACGAACACCATACAAATGTCAGTAACGGCGCATCCAGCAAAATATAGATCCACTTGATCAGACAAAAAACCAGGAACACCCCCACCTTCGGTAAGATCACCTGCTGCAACGCATGCTGCGATTGATAGTAATAATCAAATACATCAAACGACTGCATGATCACATTCAACCCCCCAATCAATGTACAATACACGTACAACGACGGCTGCCCGCGATACAACATCACCATACCCACACACAACACACATATCACCGACCCCGTCGCCAACCGCAATAACAAGGCCGTCGCCATCAACGTATCCCGCCGCTCCGGATGAGATACCAACTCCTTCACCAGCAACTTATCCAACCCCAACACAGCAATACCTCCCCCGATAGTCGTCAACGCAATCGCATAACTCCATATGCCAAACGCCTCCGGACCAATATGCCTGGCTATCATCGCCATGATCACCAGCCCGATCGCTAACCTGGCAAACTTGTCGATAAACAACCAACCGCTATTTGCAAATACCTTAAACAATCCTATGCCTTATTTTTTTTAATAATGCAGGCCACTTCACCTTCGGCTTATCATTCATATATGTATACTGATCGTAGTAGTAATAGGGATAAAAAGTATCCTGGTCAATCCCGTTAAAGATCACCCCCGTCTTCTTAAATACACCTTCTTTGATGTTCTCCGCAACAGATGCCAACTTGGATTTTAAAGTGAAATCATAACGTACCACAAACAAGGTGCAGTCAATATAGGGCGACAGGCTCTTTGCATCCGACACAATACCGATAGGAGCCGTATCGATCAGCAGATAGTCAAAGCGCTCCCGCAACTCCGCCAGCAAAAGCCGCATATTATTACCCTCTATCAACTCCACCGGATTGGGCGGAATAGGTCCCGACGATACCAAGTATAAACCGTCAGCACCTGGCACCTTTTTGATAATATCATCTACCGACTTATTCTCAACAAGGTAATTGGTAATGCCCACACTGTTATCCAATCCCAGGAAGTTGGATAACTTAGGCTTGCGAAGATCCAGCTCCATCAACACCACCTTTTTATTGTTGGCCGTCAACGCGTGCCCCAGGTGTGCCGTCAGAAATGTTTTACCCTCGCCGGAAATACTGGAAGTAAAAAGAATGGAAGTAGGTGCCGTCGCATGCTCACTCAGCAGGAACTTAAGGTTCGTACGCAGATTCAGTATCTGCTCTACCAGGATAGGCCGGTTAGGTAGCAGTATACGTTTGCTGCCATCCTCGTCCTGCTGATAGATCTCAGCAATCACAGGATATTCAAACGCTTGCTCTATCTCTTTCTTACTCAGTATCCGGGTATTAAGGAAGTATTTGATGTATACGTATAAAGTGGTCAGCAGCAAAGCGCCGGCAATAAATGCAATGAACACCAGCGTCTTTTTAGGACTTATCGGCTTGTTAGGAATAAAGGCAGGAGCGATCACCTTGTTGTCCACCACGTTGCTGGCATAAGCCACCGAAGCCTCCTCTTTTTTCTTTAACAGGTACAGGTAAAGGTTCTCCTTTACACCTTGCTGCCGCTTTAGGTTAATATACTGCCGCTCATAAGACGGAATATTGGCAATACGACCTTGTATCTCATTCACCTTCGCCTGCATTTTCTTTTGGGCTACATTCGCATTACGCCGGTAGCCGGCAATATAATCTCTCACCGTACTACGGGCATCCGATATCTGTGTATCCAGGTTCTGAACGATCACACTGGATGGCTGCAACGACAGCGATAAACGTTTCCGCTCCTTCTGCAACTCCTCATACCGGTTGATCATCGCCGTAAGCGATGGGTCTACACTA
Protein-coding regions in this window:
- a CDS encoding FkbM family methyltransferase is translated as MNFFFRLADALKVMIRSGRGFSSVLKKGASVASTQVLHNCRHYIPTLNTVVDVGANKGQFTLAALHFYPQAQVYSFEPVPDTFALLQQHTRGVSQVHAYNFALGSMSGELEFFSNTYSHASSALPVSELQQHLVPQTASTHRIQVPVKRLDDLNGALPLVSPVLLKLDVQGYEKEVLKGAANRLRQIDYLLFETSFVHMYEGEPLFDEMHHFVKELGFEFIAPVGFLQSDKLQILQMDLLYKRKHTHTNGNSYSSSHLIKT
- a CDS encoding glycosyltransferase family 4 protein, whose product is MHIFLDNIVFTIQRAGGVSAYWYELLKGMGGAGHAISLLNARLRPGNVFETRLDYSGYDCIRESWIPPQYLRYLPLRYTLPSAAVFHGGYMRVSPQRDVVNILTVHDFAHERRLASRFPRSLANTTQKAYGIKRADGIICISESTRRELLHFYPQTDPAKIRVIHHGITADYHPIVGGYQRETLLPTAGHKRYILYVGARRHYKNFGLALEVMEQLPEDYELVVVGGELWTRREHQELQERTNGRYHLFPSLSNADLNRLYNQAFCLLYPSAYEGFGFPPGEAMKAGCPVICGRTTAMPEVAGAAGLLVEEMTAMAILDKIGLLEQAAYRQAVVAAGLGQATLFSWEKCIQSTISFYQHCWNHKFST
- a CDS encoding FkbM family methyltransferase, with translation MIQQKVNALLFGCRKRFSMLYYYAISRSVRRRTSLRELLFHLFSPNMHAVAKQQATIVREDDRYRYYEIRGYRDEFIYPAGAPYYSLAMILSESRPQHWHYYEIPQTAVSADDVVVDCGSAEGFFTFRHQYTAGRIFALEPLPMFIDALHRQFGQSERVTILPVAAGDSCHQAYIQRPAAHTALDATVRATADEDSIAIEVVTLDSLFADKGIKIDYLKADIEGYEEPMIRGALETIRMSRPKIAVTTYHKGQDYRRLIDMIRGVVPEYNYKIKGIDYLSGNPVMLHMWI
- a CDS encoding class I SAM-dependent methyltransferase — protein: MGEVCKICGSEPSYIFSGTILGKYTVRYYSCACCGFVQTERPYWLEEAYQRSINLSDTGLVQRNILASRSAAVLLFFVYGTRKKYLDYAGGYGLFTRLMRNYGFDFYSHDPYTDNLLARGFEYRAGDEIELVTTFESFEHFEHPIAEIEKILAISKHIFFSTHLIPDPAPAPDQWWYYGLDHGQHIAFYTRKTLRYIADKYGLHVYSLRGYHLLTTQKINKWWYRLLIGGGRYGLHQLVPLFMRSRVMKDMQTLKAGQHA
- a CDS encoding nucleotide-diphospho-sugar transferase, translating into MLQTPILLLVFNRPEPALQVLEQIRIQQPRQLFIAADGPRVSRAGEAALCKQTREALLEGIDWPCEVRTLFREENLGCGRAVSGAIGWFFEQVDEGIILEDDCIPDPTFFHYCAYLLAYYRDHEQVMHIGGSNFQQGKVRGAGSYYFSRYSHVWGWATWRRAWKNYDYTLDIYREAPLTDLNPSLRGALRAIYHQRIDTWDIQWFMSVWFSGGWAITPNVSLIRNVGYGTGATHTRRVPGWFRKIRYGSLPLLTHPEVFAIDVVADHFTANTLFNDSKWSVKIKEIIRQHDFLYQLYRRIS
- a CDS encoding class I SAM-dependent methyltransferase, which gives rise to MNKLYVQYGCGPFSAPEGWKNFDSSPTLRVQQWPLIGSMLRRRMHVAFPREVLLGDILKQLPGIGDNSCDGVYCSHVLEHLSYDDCVIAVRNTYRILKPGGRFRCVVPDLESAARDYMVAIANNDIAANTKFLEATMLGKRTRLRGWRGILQTTIGNRDHLYMWDRLSLTALLQEVGFSHVRPCSFNDSTDMMFSRVEDETRFQNAVALEAIK
- a CDS encoding FkbM family methyltransferase; this encodes MNQMRKIVGRLGAALFPQLRYRVPAYSSEGEDLILQRIFGTKTHGVYVDVGAHHPFRVSNTYLMYKRNWRGINIDPMPGSQALFNRYRPQDINLEMGVSATRQQLTYFIFNEPALNTFSPEKVEEYTAAPQYKVIRQQQIETWPLADILDRYLTSGGEIDFLSIDAEGLDMEVLQSNNWEKYRPSYVLVESQPFELTDMYNSALCRFMQEHGYAVFAKTYYTYFFRNMKSEHVHE
- a CDS encoding flippase, whose amino-acid sequence is MFKVFANSGWLFIDKFARLAIGLVIMAMIARHIGPEAFGIWSYAIALTTIGGGIAVLGLDKLLVKELVSHPERRDTLMATALLLRLATGSVICVLCVGMVMLYRGQPSLYVYCTLIGGLNVIMQSFDVFDYYYQSQHALQQVILPKVGVFLVFCLIKWIYILLDAPLLTFVWCSFAELVMMYAIIYAVYWRRYGLPLWKAFRLAEARYLLGQSWPLLFASLLILLYMKSDQLLLDTLGTPVVLGEYAAAARISEIWYAIPVVIATAMLPGLIAQRERDVQRYEQSVRRWMRLSWWCSFGVALLVTLIARPLIQLLYGIQYPQSALILSIHIWANIPVFLATAIMQCQVAEGAYKLNLYATFTGLLVNVAINIWLIPVMAGVGAAIGTLVSYVAVCTTLIVMDSGARARLLSWQLLAPQQLAADCKLLAASLRVFAGRYLSLSGKKTLAE
- a CDS encoding GumC family protein; this encodes MQQNKYSGYKGNAIDLADLFRKIAFHWPLYLVMILIGVAGAFIYLKYAKPRYASTAKLYLKDEEKGGDELDALKSLSIINSGKNIENEMEMLKSPILVEQVIKDNAFNIRYFQKGTVRNTELYNTSPILLRKLGVVRRQGNYSFDVTTGADKLDVKFTDEDKESSSNFIVAPDQPFRIGADSFAISYKNKEADAGRRDYRIAVDSVAEMAYDKIEDISTMLVNKDATVVLVNYQDRVAARSADFINALLEAYNEFTLSDKNRVSLKTMRFLEGRIDSLRDELGLLERQEETFKVKRGITDIEASSKLALEQVKDADIRLNDANMQLSVYDEVENYINDPTGRYPFAPVLGSVDPSLTAMINRYEELQKERKRLSLSLQPSSVIVQNLDTQISDARSTVRDYIAGYRRNANVAQKKMQAKVNEIQGRIANIPSYERQYINLKRQQGVKENLYLYLLKKKEEASVAYASNVVDNKVIAPAFIPNKPISPKKTLVFIAFIAGALLLTTLYVYIKYFLNTRILSKKEIEQAFEYPVIAEIYQQDEDGSKRILLPNRPILVEQILNLRTNLKFLLSEHATAPTSILFTSSISGEGKTFLTAHLGHALTANNKKVVLMELDLRKPKLSNFLGLDNSVGITNYLVENKSVDDIIKKVPGADGLYLVSSGPIPPNPVELIEGNNMRLLLAELRERFDYLLIDTAPIGIVSDAKSLSPYIDCTLFVVRYDFTLKSKLASVAENIKEGVFKKTGVIFNGIDQDTFYPYYYYDQYTYMNDKPKVKWPALLKKIRHRIV